The Firmicutes bacterium CAG:345 genome contains a region encoding:
- a CDS encoding 50S ribosomal protein L32 (product inferred by homology to UniProt) yields the protein MAVPARRTSKTTKRLRRTHFKLAAKNLAVCSNCGESIKPHTVCSHCGYYNGKKVIDVKVK from the coding sequence ATGGCAGTTCCAGCAAGAAGAACCTCCAAGACTACAAAACGTTTACGGAGAACTCACTTTAAATTAGCAGCTAAAAACCTCGCTGTTTGCAGCAATTGTGGAGAAAGTATTAAACCTCATACAGTTTGCTCTCATTGCGGTTACTATAACGGCAAAAAGGTTATTGACGTTAAAGTTAAATAA